GCTGCAACAAATAATATTTTTAATACAAGTAGAAATGAGCTTTATTTCACTAATCGTCCTCAATTAATTAAACCTTTTTTTGAGGCGACCGAATTTATCAAAACCACTACTTGTGCAGATGTTGGGTTGTCTTTAGGAGCAGAGAAAACGCCTTCTGCTCAGTATTGGGAATATCCTATCTGGATTCTATTAAAAAACAATAATAATCAAGTGATTAAATTCGGACACATTCTGAACCCTGCTAATTTGTCCGCAGTTAAATATCAGGTATATCCTTACAATCAATTTAAACCTTGTGCTATTCTCGCTATCAGACCAGGTAAAGAGCCTCCAGTAGAAGCAATGAATTTCAAAAATAGACAATATATAAAGGCATGGACATCAAATCCAATTACAGTGTTACTGCTGAATCCGTCTTGAAAAGTTGCTTACGGCGGGGAAACCCTTCCCTGAGAACTTTCCACAAACTTTAAAATCCAAAATGGGTATTACTTCATAAAGTAGCCCTAAATCTTCGTCAAAAATTAAATATCAATCCTCATATTTTGGCTACATAATTATGTAAATTTACTTTAGTAGAAGTGTTCATAAAGGTTCATTCGTTAACGAAATGTAGTAAATTTACAGTAATAAAAGTTACAAATTAAAAATGGTGTTTGCGATCGCCTTCCGCCTACGCACAGTGATGGTAAATTTTTTACAAAAATGTCCATCAAGTATCAGTTTAAACAACTAGGAGCCTGAACTGATGCTGAATGCTAAAACTAGTTTTGCTATACTGATGGCTGTGTGCCTGGTTGCTACATCGGTGACGGGGTATTTACTAGGGGGTGTTAATCCCGAACTGATTCAATCTTGGCTCAAAGCTGCGGGGATTTGGGCCCCTATCACTTATGTAGCTATATATGTGATAGCAACAATTTTGATTTTGCCATCAACAGCACTCAACTTAACAGGCGGAGCCATTTTTGGCGTTTGGATGGGGACATTCTGGACAAGTGTGGGAGCAATTATCGCCGCGATCGCTGCCTTTATATTTGCGCGGACAGTAGGGCGAGAAATTATTGCTCAAAAACTAGCAGGACGTTGGCAAGCCATAGATGCGGAAGTTAGACAGGGAGCAATCTTCTATATGTTTGCTATCCGCTTGATGCCTATCTTGCCCTATGGATTAGTTAATTTTGCCGCAGGTTTGACATCAATCAGCTTTAAGGATTACCTAATTGGCACAGCTTTAGGGACAGTACCCGGAATCTTGCCATTTGTCCTCTTGGGGAGTTCTGGCTTCAAAGCCATCCGTTCTGGTGAAATTTTACCAGTAGTAGGTGCTTTGGCTTTGATTG
Above is a genomic segment from Nostoc sp. MS1 containing:
- a CDS encoding TVP38/TMEM64 family protein, which gives rise to MLNAKTSFAILMAVCLVATSVTGYLLGGVNPELIQSWLKAAGIWAPITYVAIYVIATILILPSTALNLTGGAIFGVWMGTFWTSVGAIIAAIAAFIFARTVGREIIAQKLAGRWQAIDAEVRQGAIFYMFAIRLMPILPYGLVNFAAGLTSISFKDYLIGTALGTVPGILPFVLLGSSGFKAIRSGEILPVVGALALIGLLVGGSTWYRRRRSFPSRKKP